A window from Mesorhizobium sp. WSM2240 encodes these proteins:
- a CDS encoding DUF4145 domain-containing protein, translating to MMEENSKLERETVREITAYYRKLASGLLFTEKGDKYPDFHLVNLSLSQCRECSQFAIWLHTRMLWRPTFEAPLPSEDMPELVRKDYLEAAEVFPHSAKAAAALLRLAIQHLCMELGEDGKNINEDIAVLVRKGLDPQVQKALDIVRVTGNNAVHPGTMSEDDVRATAEKLFNLVNIICEYMITRPKHIDELFVGLPPGALEQIKRRDGGRRQGKRWRLDLVRRSPVSSATTPPAGYLLSGFLNHVGASLRRWASLFRCPECPGSVLA from the coding sequence ATGATGGAAGAAAACTCCAAATTGGAACGCGAGACGGTTCGGGAAATAACCGCTTATTATCGCAAGCTTGCCTCTGGCTTACTGTTCACGGAGAAAGGCGACAAATATCCCGACTTCCACCTCGTGAATCTGAGCTTGTCGCAATGCCGGGAATGCAGTCAGTTTGCGATATGGCTGCATACACGGATGCTCTGGCGGCCTACCTTCGAGGCGCCGCTTCCCTCTGAAGATATGCCGGAGTTGGTGCGGAAGGACTACCTCGAGGCTGCTGAGGTATTTCCCCACTCTGCTAAAGCTGCTGCGGCACTTCTTCGACTGGCAATACAGCACTTGTGCATGGAACTGGGTGAAGACGGGAAAAATATCAACGAAGACATTGCCGTCCTTGTGAGAAAGGGCCTTGATCCACAAGTGCAAAAGGCCCTCGATATTGTTCGCGTGACAGGCAATAACGCCGTTCATCCGGGCACTATGAGTGAGGACGACGTCCGAGCGACAGCTGAGAAGCTGTTCAATTTGGTCAACATAATTTGCGAATACATGATTACTCGTCCGAAGCATATCGACGAGCTCTTCGTCGGTCTTCCTCCAGGTGCACTTGAGCAGATAAAGCGTCGAGATGGGGGGAGGCGACAAGGAAAGCGGTGGCGATTAGATTTGGTCAGACGTTCGCCGGTCTCGTCAGCAACAACACCGCCCGCCGGATATCTTCTTTCAGGGTTCCTTAACCATGTCGGGGCATCGTTACGAAGGTGGGCAAGTTTGTTCCGCTGCCCGGAATGTCCGGGCTCAGTATTGGCCTAG
- a CDS encoding right-handed parallel beta-helix repeat-containing protein, translating into MQAVLEIGRPMVLTRGTYYLSTHLRPANGSKVVIRGEHRDLVTIKGALNVVGFFCDATGNIATDNRVASFDIEGITFDGEWVRSTFPYNGIGDGGATPKMRTAFALRGLLDGSSHLRIAKCRFKSLKGPHFQVFYFKGSCNVTENIFTRTKDPGILFCANGGFNDNQIEFSADNGFSLSRSNQNFEVRGNNVFGCLTGGLFVGSVDLDKTQIIKATETGGGYGAGQVMALSTVTAGTFDTDLIGQLITLVGAAPTDIAVMEVINVTSETAATARTLMIVPVSLRNVDATSWSIGPDTATVDFSVTENTVRCSGASNIYGTYGCKRGTVDNNTFVGAGIIIDSEKSAIGTINRSSPTLNLKTVGDGAKFAADDFVVLVPKLGTKTLSFRKY; encoded by the coding sequence ATGCAAGCGGTGCTTGAAATAGGCCGCCCGATGGTTCTTACGCGGGGAACCTACTATCTCTCAACCCATCTTAGGCCGGCCAACGGCTCCAAGGTCGTCATCCGGGGCGAGCACCGCGACCTGGTCACAATCAAGGGCGCGCTGAATGTCGTCGGGTTCTTCTGCGATGCTACCGGGAACATCGCTACTGATAACCGAGTGGCAAGCTTCGATATCGAAGGCATCACCTTCGATGGCGAGTGGGTGCGCAGCACGTTCCCGTACAATGGCATAGGAGACGGTGGCGCAACGCCGAAGATGCGAACGGCATTCGCCCTGCGCGGGTTGCTCGACGGATCGTCGCACTTGCGCATTGCCAAGTGTCGGTTCAAGAGCCTGAAAGGTCCGCACTTCCAGGTCTTCTATTTCAAAGGCTCGTGCAACGTTACCGAGAACATTTTCACCCGGACCAAAGACCCAGGCATTCTGTTCTGTGCCAATGGCGGCTTCAACGATAACCAGATCGAATTTTCGGCTGACAATGGTTTCTCGTTGTCGCGGTCAAACCAGAATTTCGAGGTGCGCGGCAACAATGTGTTCGGTTGCTTGACGGGCGGCCTATTCGTTGGCTCCGTCGATCTCGACAAGACACAAATTATCAAGGCGACGGAAACGGGCGGCGGTTACGGTGCCGGCCAGGTCATGGCCCTTTCGACGGTCACTGCCGGAACGTTCGACACTGATTTAATCGGCCAATTGATAACGCTCGTAGGCGCAGCGCCTACCGATATCGCAGTGATGGAGGTCATTAACGTCACCAGCGAGACCGCGGCGACGGCTCGTACGCTCATGATCGTCCCCGTGTCCTTGCGGAATGTTGATGCAACCAGCTGGTCGATCGGACCGGATACGGCGACGGTCGATTTCTCTGTCACAGAGAACACCGTGCGTTGCTCCGGCGCGTCGAACATTTACGGCACGTACGGCTGCAAGCGCGGCACAGTGGACAACAATACCTTCGTCGGCGCGGGTATCATCATCGACAGCGAAAAAAGCGCAATCGGAACAATCAACCGCTCTAGCCCTACGCTCAACTTGAAGACGGTGGGCGATGGTGCGAAGTTTGCCGCCGATGACTTCGTCGTCTTGGTTCCCAAGCTCGGCACCAAGACCCTTTCATTTCGCAAATACTAA
- the nthB gene encoding nitrile hydratase subunit beta, producing the protein MKLQHYLGGLEGLGPVSTDTRVFIEPWEARIFGIHTAMMALSAQLPLPATPSLFNTVWTWADLRKGAEGLNPFDYFKFRYYEKWLSGISGYFIEHGYITAEELDALTEDYYQDPFKPLPAAGDTTIDNRVVQYLVEGDSPKCDVIVTVEFSAGDAVRINDVPSLEHTRLPGYLRNKIGTVETIYPGAYAYLCDTGPDGVGPAMAVYCVRFDPADLWPGNSEPNFSLYADLYARYVAAVDDAIVEKTA; encoded by the coding sequence ATGAAACTCCAGCATTACCTTGGCGGACTGGAAGGGCTTGGTCCTGTAAGCACGGATACCCGCGTCTTCATCGAACCGTGGGAAGCCCGCATCTTTGGCATCCACACGGCTATGATGGCGCTGTCCGCACAACTCCCGCTACCGGCAACGCCGTCCTTGTTCAACACCGTCTGGACATGGGCGGACCTTCGCAAGGGAGCCGAAGGCCTGAATCCTTTCGACTACTTCAAGTTCCGGTACTACGAAAAATGGCTCAGCGGCATTTCCGGCTACTTCATCGAACACGGCTACATCACGGCCGAGGAACTCGATGCGCTGACGGAAGACTATTATCAGGATCCGTTCAAACCGCTGCCTGCCGCAGGCGACACGACGATCGATAACCGCGTGGTCCAGTATCTCGTCGAAGGCGACAGCCCAAAGTGCGACGTGATTGTGACAGTCGAATTTTCTGCAGGCGACGCCGTCAGGATCAACGACGTTCCCAGCCTGGAGCACACCCGCCTGCCGGGCTATCTGCGCAACAAGATCGGTACTGTCGAGACCATCTATCCCGGAGCCTACGCCTATCTCTGCGACACCGGTCCCGACGGTGTAGGCCCGGCCATGGCCGTCTACTGCGTGCGCTTTGACCCAGCAGATCTCTGGCCGGGGAATTCGGAGCCGAACTTCAGCCTCTATGCCGACCTCTACGCTCGCTACGTCGCAGCGGTCGATGATGCGATTGTCGAGAAGACTGCCTGA
- a CDS encoding DUF3102 domain-containing protein — translation MRPFRKGAHRTVKEKIEIGRHLIAKKAALPWGHFGPWLRESGLSPHMAHQCMAMARGERQQAEREPDRSA, via the coding sequence GTGCGGCCATTCCGGAAGGGAGCCCATCGGACCGTCAAGGAGAAGATCGAGATCGGTCGCCATTTGATCGCCAAGAAGGCAGCGCTACCGTGGGGCCATTTCGGGCCGTGGCTGCGGGAATCGGGTCTCAGCCCTCACATGGCGCATCAGTGCATGGCGATGGCCAGGGGAGAGCGCCAGCAGGCAGAGCGCGAACCAGATCGATCTGCCTGA
- a CDS encoding MFS transporter, protein MSVHEMTSTVSPQADAPGVSTKRTVFAAALGTVFEWYDFFIYGSLAAFFSTLFFPQGNETAALLAALATFGAGFVLRPFGAIVFGRLGDLVGRKKTFLVTMLLMGLATAAIGLLPTYESIGWAAPALLVGLRLLQGLAVGGEFGGAVTYVAEHSDFDRRGFTTSWIQITATLGLFLSLIVIVLCRASLSAEDFASWGWRIPFIGSILLLVLSLYIRLKLHESPVFQEMKAQGKGSKNPIADTFADGKNLRLVLVAIFGVVAGQAVVWYTGHFYSLYFMTTTLKMTHDQANFYLLVALTLGTPFFLFFGWLSDRIGRKWIVVTGCALSALLIMPLFQGLATYGNPALAEFRSKTSVLLVGNDCSHDQSFVGQLFSPQTTTQCQKVKALLTAKAVPYTVKNDNQPLRFQINSEEAKPFSEGDLLAGLSEKGMPAAGTPVQPNGSMVVTILFSLVFLATMVYGPLGALLVELFPVRIRYSGVSVALQLGNGWIGGFAPFVATAVVLSTGNIFGGLWYTVAIAGLTSVVGAFLLPETRGRDLKT, encoded by the coding sequence ATGTCTGTTCATGAAATGACGTCAACGGTTTCCCCGCAAGCTGACGCTCCGGGAGTGAGCACGAAACGTACCGTGTTCGCAGCCGCACTCGGGACCGTGTTCGAATGGTACGACTTTTTCATCTACGGCTCGCTGGCCGCCTTCTTCAGTACCTTGTTCTTCCCGCAGGGAAATGAGACGGCGGCTTTGCTTGCAGCGCTCGCGACCTTCGGGGCAGGTTTTGTGCTTCGCCCATTTGGGGCAATCGTGTTCGGCCGGCTCGGTGACCTTGTCGGCCGAAAGAAAACCTTCCTCGTCACGATGCTGTTGATGGGCCTTGCCACTGCGGCCATCGGACTGTTGCCGACCTACGAATCCATCGGCTGGGCGGCTCCTGCTTTGCTGGTGGGACTGCGTCTGCTGCAGGGGCTGGCAGTTGGCGGCGAGTTCGGTGGTGCGGTCACCTATGTGGCGGAGCACTCTGACTTCGATCGGCGAGGTTTTACAACAAGCTGGATCCAGATCACAGCAACGCTCGGCCTGTTCCTGTCGTTGATCGTGATCGTCCTGTGCCGGGCTTCCCTATCGGCGGAAGATTTTGCGAGCTGGGGCTGGCGCATACCCTTCATCGGATCGATCCTGCTCTTGGTCCTCTCGCTCTATATCCGCCTCAAACTGCACGAATCGCCGGTCTTCCAAGAGATGAAGGCGCAGGGCAAGGGCTCGAAAAATCCGATCGCCGACACCTTCGCGGACGGCAAGAACCTGCGCCTAGTGCTGGTTGCGATCTTCGGTGTCGTCGCCGGTCAGGCAGTCGTCTGGTACACCGGCCACTTCTACAGCCTGTACTTCATGACCACCACGCTTAAGATGACGCATGACCAGGCGAACTTCTACCTTCTGGTCGCGCTAACGCTCGGCACGCCGTTCTTCCTGTTTTTCGGCTGGCTCTCCGACAGGATTGGTCGAAAATGGATCGTCGTAACGGGATGCGCTCTCTCCGCACTGCTGATCATGCCGCTGTTTCAGGGGCTGGCGACATACGGTAACCCTGCGCTGGCGGAATTCCGCTCGAAGACATCCGTGCTTTTGGTCGGCAACGATTGCAGCCACGATCAGTCTTTCGTTGGGCAATTGTTCAGCCCGCAGACGACGACGCAATGCCAGAAAGTGAAGGCACTGCTCACTGCAAAGGCTGTGCCCTATACAGTGAAAAACGACAACCAGCCGCTCAGATTCCAGATCAACAGCGAAGAGGCAAAGCCCTTTAGCGAGGGCGATCTCCTCGCGGGCCTCTCCGAAAAGGGGATGCCGGCAGCCGGTACGCCCGTTCAGCCGAACGGTTCAATGGTCGTCACCATCCTCTTCAGCCTGGTCTTCCTGGCGACCATGGTGTACGGGCCGCTCGGGGCGCTTCTGGTCGAACTCTTTCCTGTTCGGATCCGATATAGCGGCGTTTCGGTAGCGCTGCAGCTCGGCAATGGCTGGATCGGCGGATTTGCTCCCTTTGTGGCAACGGCCGTCGTGCTGTCGACCGGAAATATCTTCGGCGGTCTCTGGTACACCGTCGCAATCGCCGGTTTGACTTCGGTGGTTGGCGCTTTCCTTCTGCCGGAGACGCGCGGCCGCGACCTCAAGACGTAA
- a CDS encoding nitrile hydratase accessory protein: MLTQFEHFAVTEMMGSADSPPRANGTLCFGSEWERTSFGLALALAKEGYFEWDDFRDELISSIKRWEEFHPLDRSSWNYYEQFLTALERAVVKTNLLTTQEMREIFHLNNVGLYVDHR; this comes from the coding sequence ATGTTGACTCAGTTCGAACATTTCGCGGTCACCGAGATGATGGGTAGCGCCGATAGCCCGCCACGGGCGAACGGCACCTTGTGCTTTGGTTCCGAATGGGAGCGTACTTCGTTCGGGCTTGCACTTGCGCTCGCCAAGGAGGGTTACTTCGAATGGGACGATTTTCGGGACGAGCTGATCTCTTCGATCAAGCGGTGGGAGGAGTTCCATCCGTTGGATCGCTCATCCTGGAATTACTACGAACAATTCCTCACGGCGCTTGAGAGGGCTGTCGTAAAGACGAACCTGCTAACGACACAGGAAATGCGCGAGATCTTTCATCTCAACAATGTAGGTTTGTACGTTGACCATCGGTAG
- a CDS encoding GTP-binding protein encodes MKKLKATILTGFLGSGKTTLLNRLLSERDGERIAVIVNEYGEVGIDGKLVVETTDDVVELNNGCICCTVRDDLIDALHGILQSGRPFDRIVIETSGLADPAPVIQSFILDEVLSQRVELDAIITVVDAQHVAQQLTQDEAVEQIGFADLILLNKTDLVTDADILRTENKIRQLNPLARIVNTEACAISMDDVLDLGAFDLKNILSIEPSILEDHEHEHDQSITCIALRENQPLDPAGFSGWLNRLVQARGADILRMKGIVNFAGEARRYVFHGVHMTLEGRPGKPWIGDPRQTAVVFIGRDLDEAELRRGLEACVLPASALGT; translated from the coding sequence ATGAAGAAGCTTAAAGCAACGATTCTGACCGGCTTCCTCGGCTCGGGCAAGACGACGCTTCTTAACCGCCTCCTCTCTGAACGCGATGGCGAACGCATAGCCGTTATCGTCAACGAGTATGGCGAGGTCGGCATAGACGGAAAGCTGGTCGTCGAGACAACAGATGATGTCGTCGAGCTGAACAACGGCTGCATTTGCTGCACGGTTAGGGATGACCTGATCGACGCGCTTCATGGTATCCTGCAATCCGGTCGCCCTTTCGATCGCATCGTCATTGAGACCTCCGGTCTGGCCGATCCCGCCCCGGTCATCCAATCCTTCATCCTTGATGAAGTCCTCTCGCAACGCGTCGAGCTCGATGCGATCATCACCGTGGTGGATGCACAGCATGTTGCGCAGCAGCTGACGCAGGATGAGGCAGTCGAGCAGATCGGCTTCGCTGACCTCATTCTGCTCAATAAGACCGATCTCGTGACAGACGCCGATATCCTCCGGACGGAAAACAAGATCAGGCAGCTCAATCCGCTGGCTCGGATCGTCAACACTGAAGCCTGTGCGATTTCGATGGATGACGTTCTCGATCTTGGCGCATTCGACCTCAAGAACATCCTTTCGATCGAACCATCGATCCTCGAGGACCATGAGCATGAACACGACCAGTCGATCACCTGTATAGCGCTTCGGGAAAACCAGCCGCTTGATCCGGCCGGTTTCAGCGGCTGGCTGAACCGCCTCGTGCAGGCCAGAGGCGCCGACATCTTGCGCATGAAGGGCATCGTGAATTTCGCTGGCGAAGCGCGCCGCTATGTTTTTCATGGCGTCCACATGACGCTTGAAGGCCGACCCGGAAAACCCTGGATCGGAGATCCCCGCCAGACCGCGGTCGTTTTCATCGGCCGCGATCTGGACGAAGCCGAACTTCGCCGCGGGCTCGAAGCTTGCGTTCTCCCCGCCTCTGCCCTCGGCACGTGA
- the nthA gene encoding nitrile hydratase subunit alpha, which produces MSERFKYREDREAYSAARVRALEALLIKKGIITDRTVDTVLEFFETKMGPFNGAKIVARAWLDPAFQERLIADTPKAIAELALPEGMAGAEGEHMRAVANAPGVHNLIICTLCSCYPWPVLGLPPYWYKDPTFRSRAAREPRAVLAEFGLPISKDIEVKVWDSSAQIRWFVVPERPAGTEGLSEAELEVLVTPEAMMGVAVAKLPKDLPC; this is translated from the coding sequence ATGTCGGAACGTTTCAAATATCGCGAAGACCGAGAAGCATACAGCGCCGCCCGCGTGCGGGCGCTCGAAGCCTTGCTCATCAAGAAGGGTATCATTACCGATCGAACAGTAGATACAGTGCTCGAGTTCTTCGAGACCAAAATGGGCCCCTTCAACGGCGCCAAGATTGTCGCCCGCGCCTGGCTCGATCCGGCCTTTCAGGAGAGATTGATCGCAGATACGCCAAAGGCGATTGCTGAACTCGCGCTGCCGGAGGGCATGGCCGGCGCCGAGGGCGAACACATGCGAGCCGTCGCCAATGCTCCAGGCGTTCACAATCTGATTATCTGCACGCTCTGCTCCTGCTACCCCTGGCCGGTGCTGGGCCTGCCACCCTACTGGTACAAGGATCCGACCTTCCGCAGCCGGGCCGCGCGAGAACCGCGCGCCGTGCTCGCTGAATTCGGCCTGCCCATCTCCAAGGACATCGAGGTCAAGGTCTGGGATTCGAGCGCCCAGATCCGCTGGTTCGTTGTGCCGGAGCGACCGGCAGGAACGGAAGGCCTGTCGGAGGCCGAACTTGAGGTTCTCGTCACGCCTGAGGCGATGATGGGTGTCGCCGTCGCGAAACTGCCTAAGGACCTGCCATGTTGA
- a CDS encoding Fic family protein, translating into MAAPQQHQFSGPVNVFQEIRLPETATPAGYSALIGAYGLAVPLPRKLSAAGEHHRITERDGWRIMTPRHAPHPTLEGHLTFALKYEGLDLALIKRLFQATGPAPIEALVRASPTGSYARRIWFLYEWLTGTRLDLPDADAGRYVPVVDPELQWAAPERTASRYRVKDNLPGTPEFCPLVFRTRTLDEFIGMELPQRAQAIVADVPRDLLARTAAFLLLKDSRSSYAIEGERPPQDRIQRWGRAIGEAGRQPIDRDELLRLQRIVLGDARFVRLGFRDEGGFVGEHDRDSRMPLPDHISARPEDLASLIDGMVAFDGGPAQGLDAVIAAAILAFGFVYIHPFEDGNGRIHRYLIHHVLAMRGFNPAGVVFPISAAILDEIDEYRRVLESYSQRLLPLIEWESTPQFNVRVLNDTGDFYRFFDATPHAEFLYACVRRTIERDLPEETAFLQRYDQFRQKVDSFIDMPERLTDLLFRFLQQNGGRLSNRAREKEFAALTDAEAERIEAIYREVFSNG; encoded by the coding sequence ATGGCTGCGCCACAGCAGCATCAGTTTTCAGGGCCGGTGAACGTTTTTCAGGAAATACGCCTTCCTGAAACCGCGACGCCTGCCGGGTATAGCGCCCTGATCGGCGCCTACGGGCTCGCCGTGCCGTTGCCGCGGAAGCTTTCCGCCGCCGGCGAACATCACCGCATTACCGAGCGGGACGGCTGGCGCATCATGACACCCCGCCACGCGCCGCACCCGACGCTGGAAGGCCACCTGACCTTCGCCCTCAAATACGAAGGCCTCGACCTGGCCCTCATCAAGCGGTTATTCCAGGCGACTGGCCCCGCGCCGATCGAAGCGCTCGTTCGCGCAAGCCCGACCGGCAGCTACGCCCGGCGAATCTGGTTCTTATATGAATGGCTCACCGGAACGCGCCTCGATCTGCCCGATGCGGACGCCGGACGCTACGTTCCGGTCGTCGATCCCGAGCTGCAATGGGCGGCACCGGAAAGAACCGCCTCGCGCTACCGCGTGAAGGACAATCTGCCCGGCACCCCGGAATTCTGCCCGCTGGTCTTCCGCACCAGGACTCTTGACGAATTCATCGGCATGGAGCTGCCGCAGCGCGCGCAGGCGATCGTGGCCGATGTGCCGCGCGACCTTCTCGCACGGACCGCTGCTTTCCTTCTGCTCAAGGACTCGCGCTCAAGCTACGCGATCGAAGGCGAGCGCCCGCCGCAGGACCGCATCCAGCGCTGGGGCCGCGCCATCGGCGAAGCCGGCCGACAGCCGATCGATCGCGACGAGCTGCTGCGCCTGCAACGAATCGTGCTCGGCGATGCCCGTTTCGTCAGACTCGGTTTCCGCGATGAAGGCGGCTTCGTCGGCGAGCACGACCGCGACAGCCGCATGCCACTGCCCGACCATATCAGCGCGCGGCCCGAGGACCTCGCCTCCCTGATCGACGGCATGGTCGCCTTCGACGGCGGCCCGGCGCAAGGCCTGGACGCCGTGATCGCCGCCGCGATCCTTGCCTTCGGCTTCGTCTACATTCATCCGTTCGAGGACGGCAACGGCCGCATTCACCGCTACCTGATCCACCACGTGCTCGCGATGCGCGGCTTCAACCCGGCCGGCGTGGTGTTCCCCATCTCGGCCGCCATCCTGGATGAGATCGATGAGTACCGGCGGGTGCTGGAGAGCTATTCGCAGCGCCTGTTGCCGCTGATCGAATGGGAGTCGACGCCGCAATTCAACGTGCGCGTCCTGAATGACACCGGCGATTTCTACCGCTTCTTCGACGCAACGCCCCACGCCGAATTCCTTTACGCCTGCGTCCGCAGAACGATCGAACGGGATCTTCCGGAGGAAACCGCCTTCCTGCAGCGCTACGATCAGTTCCGGCAGAAGGTCGATTCCTTCATCGACATGCCCGAGCGATTGACCGATCTGCTCTTCCGCTTCTTGCAGCAGAACGGCGGCCGCCTCTCGAACCGCGCCCGCGAAAAGGAATTCGCGGCGCTGACGGATGCGGAGGCGGAACGCATCGAGGCAATCTATCGCGAGGTCTTCAGTAATGGCTGA
- a CDS encoding IS630 family transposase: MTRSLSGDLRGRVIAAIEDGVSTREAARRFRIGISTAGAWHRRYRETGEMQARKQGQPSRSKLDTHEAFILALIEDAPDITLAEIGERLAAELGVRAAPSTVWLFLDRRGITFKKTAHASEQQRPDVLRRRIAWFDGQLDLDPERLIFIDETAASTKMARLRGRAPCGERCRAAVPHGHWKTTTFTAGLRLDGMAAPMLLDGPMNGPAFLAYAEQVLAPELRPDDIVIMDNLPAHRISGVREAIEKVGARLLFLPPYSPDFNPIEMAFSKLKALLRKAAARTVDELWSVVADCLAAFTAQECRHYFEAAGYDPD; this comes from the coding sequence ATGACGAGGAGCCTTAGCGGCGACCTTCGCGGTCGGGTGATTGCTGCGATTGAAGACGGGGTTTCGACGCGGGAGGCGGCGCGGCGCTTTCGGATCGGGATCTCGACGGCGGGGGCCTGGCATCGCCGCTATCGCGAGACCGGCGAGATGCAAGCACGCAAGCAAGGCCAGCCGTCGCGCTCGAAGCTCGATACGCACGAGGCTTTCATTCTCGCCCTGATCGAGGATGCGCCGGACATCACGCTTGCCGAGATCGGGGAGCGCCTTGCCGCCGAACTCGGCGTGCGTGCGGCACCCTCGACGGTTTGGCTGTTCCTCGACCGGCGCGGCATCACGTTCAAAAAGACGGCGCACGCCTCAGAGCAGCAGCGCCCCGATGTCCTGCGCCGCCGCATTGCCTGGTTCGACGGTCAGCTCGACCTCGACCCCGAAAGACTGATCTTCATCGATGAGACCGCGGCGTCCACGAAAATGGCCCGGTTACGTGGCAGGGCGCCATGTGGCGAGCGATGCCGGGCGGCCGTTCCACACGGCCATTGGAAGACAACCACGTTCACCGCCGGTCTGCGGCTGGACGGCATGGCCGCGCCGATGCTGCTCGACGGCCCGATGAACGGTCCGGCGTTCCTGGCCTACGCCGAGCAAGTTCTCGCGCCCGAGCTTCGCCCCGACGATATCGTGATCATGGATAATTTGCCGGCCCACAGGATCAGCGGCGTGCGCGAGGCCATCGAGAAGGTCGGGGCGCGGCTCCTGTTCCTGCCGCCATACTCGCCGGACTTCAACCCGATCGAGATGGCCTTCTCCAAGCTCAAGGCCCTGCTCAGAAAGGCCGCTGCCAGAACCGTCGACGAACTCTGGTCCGTTGTCGCCGATTGCCTCGCAGCGTTCACCGCCCAGGAATGCCGGCACTACTTCGAGGCAGCAGGATATGACCCGGATTAA
- a CDS encoding alpha/beta fold hydrolase: MLIETLEIRDTIVRVSGAGSPLVFVHGFTTTSEFWREQVDAFSTRHKVIRINLPGHGVSPRPEGRNYTVEAFADDVLEVYRALDIDEAILVGLSMGGTVAQRFTLAHPRRVRALVLVGATPHGLGEDVNVDNVLKAIDELGIVQASQNVIERSFGSAADSELVDFAKTEVAQTPAFVAREAIASLNASDSRDHLGEISVPTLVVVGKEDIITPPGESVSLAEGIPGSRLEVISDAGHFPMLEQPRAFNRVLADFLDACDDRLSHVGGESLSRQAV; the protein is encoded by the coding sequence ATGCTTATCGAAACACTTGAAATTCGCGACACGATCGTCCGGGTGTCGGGCGCCGGTTCGCCACTCGTATTCGTACACGGATTTACGACCACCTCGGAATTTTGGCGCGAGCAGGTCGACGCTTTCTCGACCCGGCACAAAGTCATCCGTATCAACCTGCCGGGACATGGTGTTTCGCCCAGACCTGAAGGGCGCAACTACACGGTCGAAGCTTTCGCGGACGACGTCCTGGAAGTCTATCGGGCGCTCGATATCGACGAGGCCATTCTGGTCGGCCTTTCGATGGGAGGAACGGTGGCACAACGTTTCACCCTTGCTCATCCGCGGCGTGTGCGGGCGCTCGTCCTCGTCGGGGCCACGCCCCATGGGCTTGGGGAAGACGTCAACGTCGACAATGTGCTCAAGGCGATCGATGAACTTGGCATCGTCCAGGCGAGCCAGAATGTCATCGAACGGTCGTTCGGAAGTGCGGCAGACTCCGAGCTCGTCGATTTCGCCAAGACAGAGGTCGCGCAAACACCGGCATTCGTGGCGCGTGAAGCAATTGCCTCATTGAACGCGTCGGACAGCCGCGACCATCTTGGTGAGATTTCTGTGCCGACGCTTGTCGTGGTCGGAAAAGAAGACATTATCACCCCTCCAGGCGAATCCGTCAGCCTCGCCGAGGGCATTCCGGGAAGCCGCCTTGAGGTCATTTCCGATGCGGGTCACTTTCCCATGCTCGAGCAGCCACGGGCATTCAATCGAGTCCTTGCCGACTTTCTTGATGCCTGCGACGACCGTCTATCGCATGTGGGAGGCGAAAGCCTTTCACGTCAAGCTGTTTGA